The Urbifossiella limnaea genome has a window encoding:
- a CDS encoding phosphate/phosphite/phosphonate ABC transporter substrate-binding protein produces the protein MVRASAWTALTMLVVAVGLATPAAAEPPQAIRLGVLEGMFRDVPAPLVQAAATPFRELLKRQTGLNGQLDIQPDHEELAARLQEKKVHVGVFHGFEWAWVKDRHPDLIPLAVSVPARRFQAALVVNADSKAQVPANLKGAVTLPLGSKAHCYLFAERLAETLPAGTIVPTHTPKHGPDDVLDLVIDGKEQAAVIDVATLDAFRSDRPGRGAQLRVLAQSDPFPLSTVVYRKDTLTPEMVARIKSGLLNTKNEPTGRAFLFMWKLRGFEEVPAGHDAELRAVAAKYPAPRAATGMTMHP, from the coding sequence GTGGTACGGGCTTCCGCGTGGACGGCGTTGACAATGCTCGTGGTGGCCGTCGGCCTCGCCACGCCCGCCGCGGCCGAGCCGCCGCAGGCGATCCGGCTCGGCGTGCTCGAGGGGATGTTCCGCGACGTGCCGGCGCCGCTCGTGCAGGCCGCCGCCACGCCGTTCCGGGAGTTGCTGAAGCGGCAGACCGGGCTGAACGGCCAGCTCGACATCCAGCCCGACCACGAGGAGCTGGCCGCCCGCCTCCAGGAAAAGAAGGTTCACGTCGGCGTCTTCCACGGGTTCGAGTGGGCGTGGGTGAAGGACCGCCACCCGGACCTGATCCCGCTCGCCGTGAGCGTGCCGGCCCGCCGCTTCCAGGCGGCGCTGGTCGTGAACGCCGACAGCAAGGCCCAGGTGCCGGCGAACCTGAAGGGGGCCGTGACCCTGCCGCTCGGCTCGAAGGCACACTGCTACCTGTTCGCGGAGCGGCTCGCCGAGACGCTGCCGGCCGGGACGATCGTGCCGACTCACACGCCGAAGCATGGACCGGACGACGTGCTCGACCTCGTCATCGACGGCAAGGAGCAGGCGGCCGTGATCGACGTGGCGACGCTGGACGCCTTCCGGAGCGACCGCCCCGGCCGCGGCGCCCAGCTCCGCGTGCTCGCCCAGAGCGACCCGTTCCCCCTCTCGACCGTCGTGTACCGCAAGGACACGCTCACTCCCGAGATGGTCGCCAGGATCAAGTCCGGGCTGCTGAACACGAAGAACGAACCGACCGGCCGGGCGTTCCTGTTCATGTGGAAGCTGCGCGGCTTCGAGGAGGTGCCGGCCGGGCACGACGCCGAGCTGCGGGCCGTGGCCGCGAAGTACCCCGCGCCGCGGGCCGCGACGGGCATGACGATGCACCCGTAG
- a CDS encoding DNA gyrase/topoisomerase IV subunit A, whose amino-acid sequence MAGVQTVSIAQEVRTRFIRYAMSVVTGRALPDVRDGLKPVQRRILFTMYNDSNLTFDRKAAKSAQIVGDVMGRYHPHGDGAIYDAMVRLSQEWVMRVPLVHGEGNFGSVDGDPPAAYRYTEAKLSAVAGNLLGELDFETIDYRDNYAGNRREPVVLPAQFPNLLVNGTSGIAVGMATNIPPHNFAEVLKACVVLIDNPDATVAVLMEKVKGPDFPLGGKIVTDRATLRKIYETGSGSIKVQGEWKEEDLGRGKSQIVVTSIPYGVDKGELEKTIGGMIEDRKLPQLLGLSNETNDKEGLRITLELRPNTDPALVMAYLYKHTDLQKNFAYNMTALVPLEDGKTMVPRDGLSLKDILQHFLDFRFATVKRRFEYHLRVLRRRIHILEGFAVIFNALDRAIKLIRESSGKADAAEKLKAAFKLDDEQTTAVLDAQLYKIAQMEIQKILEELAEKRKEAAKIEAILASKKKLWGVIRDEFEALTARFPERRKTRMAQDEDVLEFDEEAYIVRENANVVLTRNGWLKRVGRLQSVESTRVKEGDEVVAVIPASTLDHVAFFTDDGAAYTMRVNEVPATTGHGEPITKYFKLADGAKVIAAVTTDPRFTPADVPDGGPYLLVATSAGNVLRIPVALFRTESTKAGRRFVKLDDGDKAVMAKLVGAETGVMLASAGGHLIHFSIDSVNVVSGAAKGVIGIKVEGGDTCIGGVLVGGRFDKLQLETEAGKEQEFGPGAIKVQNRGGKGEKPGVRTKFARVLPPPIELVNWDELDGKAPRKAAEGDGASA is encoded by the coding sequence ATGGCGGGCGTTCAGACGGTCTCGATCGCGCAGGAAGTGCGGACGCGGTTCATCCGCTACGCCATGTCGGTGGTCACCGGCCGGGCGCTGCCGGACGTGCGCGACGGCCTCAAGCCGGTGCAGCGGCGCATCCTGTTCACGATGTACAACGACTCGAACCTTACGTTCGACAGAAAGGCAGCCAAGTCGGCCCAGATCGTCGGCGACGTGATGGGCCGCTACCACCCCCACGGCGACGGCGCCATTTATGACGCGATGGTCCGCCTCAGCCAGGAATGGGTGATGCGGGTGCCGCTCGTCCACGGCGAGGGGAACTTCGGCTCGGTGGACGGCGACCCGCCCGCGGCCTACCGGTACACCGAGGCCAAGCTCTCGGCCGTCGCCGGCAACCTCCTCGGCGAACTCGACTTCGAGACGATCGACTACCGCGACAACTACGCCGGCAACCGCCGCGAGCCGGTGGTGCTGCCGGCGCAGTTCCCGAACCTGCTGGTGAACGGCACGTCCGGCATCGCCGTCGGCATGGCCACGAACATCCCGCCGCACAACTTTGCCGAGGTGCTCAAGGCGTGCGTCGTGCTCATCGACAACCCCGACGCCACCGTCGCCGTGCTGATGGAGAAGGTCAAGGGGCCGGACTTCCCGCTCGGCGGGAAGATCGTGACCGACCGGGCGACGCTCCGCAAGATTTACGAGACCGGCAGCGGCAGTATCAAGGTGCAGGGCGAGTGGAAGGAGGAGGACCTGGGCCGCGGCAAGTCGCAGATCGTCGTCACGTCCATCCCCTACGGCGTGGACAAGGGCGAACTGGAGAAGACCATCGGCGGCATGATCGAGGACCGCAAGCTGCCGCAGCTGCTGGGGCTCTCCAACGAGACGAACGACAAGGAGGGACTGCGCATCACGCTGGAGCTGCGGCCGAACACCGACCCGGCCCTGGTGATGGCCTACCTCTACAAGCACACCGACCTGCAGAAGAACTTCGCCTACAACATGACGGCCCTCGTCCCGCTCGAGGACGGCAAGACGATGGTGCCGCGGGACGGCCTGTCGCTCAAGGACATCCTCCAGCACTTCCTCGACTTCCGCTTCGCCACGGTGAAGCGGCGCTTCGAGTACCACCTGCGGGTGCTGCGGCGGCGCATCCACATCCTCGAAGGCTTCGCGGTCATCTTCAACGCCCTGGACCGGGCCATCAAGCTGATCCGCGAGAGCAGCGGCAAGGCGGACGCGGCCGAGAAGCTGAAAGCGGCGTTCAAGCTGGACGACGAGCAGACCACGGCCGTCCTCGACGCCCAGCTCTACAAGATCGCCCAGATGGAAATCCAGAAGATTCTGGAGGAGCTGGCGGAGAAGCGGAAGGAGGCCGCGAAGATCGAGGCCATCCTGGCGTCGAAGAAGAAGCTGTGGGGCGTCATCCGCGACGAGTTCGAGGCGCTGACGGCCAGGTTCCCCGAGCGGCGCAAGACGCGGATGGCGCAGGACGAGGACGTCCTGGAGTTCGACGAGGAGGCGTACATCGTCCGCGAGAACGCCAACGTCGTGCTGACGCGCAACGGCTGGCTGAAGCGCGTCGGCCGCCTCCAGTCGGTCGAGTCGACGCGGGTGAAGGAGGGCGACGAGGTCGTGGCGGTAATCCCGGCGAGCACGCTGGACCACGTCGCGTTCTTCACCGACGACGGGGCCGCGTACACGATGCGGGTGAACGAGGTGCCCGCGACCACCGGCCACGGCGAGCCGATCACCAAGTACTTCAAGCTCGCCGACGGCGCGAAGGTGATCGCGGCCGTGACGACCGACCCGCGCTTCACCCCCGCCGACGTGCCCGACGGCGGCCCATACTTGCTGGTGGCGACGAGCGCCGGAAACGTCCTGCGCATCCCGGTGGCGCTGTTCCGCACCGAGTCCACGAAGGCCGGCAGACGCTTCGTCAAGCTCGACGACGGCGACAAGGCGGTGATGGCGAAACTGGTCGGTGCGGAGACCGGCGTCATGCTGGCGTCGGCCGGCGGCCACCTGATTCACTTCAGCATCGACAGTGTGAACGTGGTGAGCGGCGCGGCCAAGGGCGTGATCGGCATCAAAGTGGAGGGCGGCGACACGTGCATCGGCGGCGTCCTGGTCGGCGGCCGGTTCGACAAGTTGCAACTGGAGACGGAAGCGGGGAAGGAGCAGGAGTTCGGGCCGGGGGCGATCAAGGTCCAGAACCGCGGCGGCAAGGGCGAGAAGCCGGGGGTGCGGACGAAGTTCGCCCGCGTGCTGCCGCCGCCGATCGAGCTGGTGAACTGGGACGAGCTTGACGGCAAGGCGCCGCGCAAGGCGGCGGAAGGCGATGGGGCGTCCGCCTGA